The stretch of DNA TGGCCGAGGGCGAGTCCGCAGACTTCCTTCGCGAGGCCTTGACCGCCATGGACGGCGCGGCGTCAGTGGGCCTGCTGCGGTGCGACGGCCGCGCGGCGGCGGCGCTGGCGGGCATGCGCTGGGGCGACACCTTCTATTTCTGGAACAGCGGGTTCGACCCGGCTTTCGCGCAGTATAACGTTGGCGACCTGATCCAGCGCCTGACCATGGAAACCGCGATCGCGGCCGGGCTGCGGCGCTTCGACTTCTTATGGGGCGGGGAAGCTTACAAGCTGCGCTGGGGGGCCCAGCGACGCGACACCTATCGGCTGGAGGCGGGGCGCTCGCGCCTGCGGCTGGCGCTGTGCGCAACCGGGCGGACGGCGATCCGCGCGTCGCGCCGCGCGACCGCCGCGGCGGCCCGCAGACTCCGCCTCTCGCGGCCGCGCTGCGGCGCTTTGCCGAGGGGACAGCTCCCCGTGGCCCAGGGCGGCGGCCAGGCGCGGGGCGGGAAGGAGCTGTCCCCTGCCGCCAATCGGGGAGAACACTGATGTCTGCTCTGGCGCAATCCATGCTCTCACGCACCGCCGGTCGCGTGTGGTCGCGGTTGCTGGAGGCGACCGACATCGCCGCCGCCGCCATCCCCATTCTCTGCTATCACTCCATCTCCGACGAGCCGCACGCGATCAACCCCGCCCGCTTCGCGGCGCAGATGCGCTGGCTGCGCCGGCGCGGATACCGCGGCGTCGGACTCGAACAGGTGGTGCACCCGACACCGCCCTGCGGGGGCGACCGGCGCGTCGTCATCACCTTCGACGACGGCCTGGCGGATCTGGAGGCCAATGCGCTGCCGGTGCTGGTCGAGTGCGGTCTGCGGGCGATCATATTCTTCTCGCCCGCGCTGGCGGGGATGACGGCGTGGTACTCACCGCGGACGCGGGCCATGGTCACCTCCCCCGAGGAGGGCGCCAAGCGGC from Armatimonadota bacterium encodes:
- a CDS encoding polysaccharide deacetylase family protein codes for the protein MSALAQSMLSRTAGRVWSRLLEATDIAAAAIPILCYHSISDEPHAINPARFAAQMRWLRRRGYRGVGLEQVVHPTPPCGGDRRVVITFDDGLADLEANALPVLVECGLRAIIFFSPALAGMTAWYSPRTRAMVTSPEEGAKRLDFMSWEQADRMAAAGMSFQSHGWSHARLSALDYGELVDELSRSRRVLEEHFGTPVRFLSYPFGDFDAPTQQAAAGLGYMGAASTRPGFSGPGCDRYALRRVAPNPTDDLCAFAFKLSPAAGWYYRRTRPPEDGG